In a single window of the Melanotaenia boesemani isolate fMelBoe1 chromosome 22, fMelBoe1.pri, whole genome shotgun sequence genome:
- the vegfab gene encoding vascular endothelial growth factor Ab isoform X2: MNFIDSLTLLFLTLSAVKSAHIPKETERGPHDVIPLMEVYNKSLCQPRELLVEILQEYPEEVEHIFIPSCVVLKRCAGCCLDESMQCTPTVTYNVTMEIKRIKPQRQQNDIFMSFTEHSACECRSKIEVKEPKENVCEPCCDHCSVKRKRLFVQDPSTCRCSCKHTDEYCKERQLELNERTCKCDKPRR; this comes from the exons ATGAACTTTATTGACAGTttgacattattatttttgacGCTGTCAGCTGTCAAG AGTGCCCACATACCGAAGGAAACAGAAAGAGGTCCACATGACG TGATCCCCTTAATGGAGGTGTACAACAAGAGTTTGTGTCAGCCTCGAGAGCTCCTGGTGGAAATTCTTCAGGAGTACCCGGAAGAGGTGGAGCACATCTTCATCCCGTCCTGTGTGGTGTTAAAGCGCTGCGCTGGCTGCTGCTTAGACGAGTCCATGCAATGCACACCAACAGTCACCTATAATGTAACAATGGAG attaaaagaataaaaccccAAAGGcaacaaaatgacattttcatgaGTTTTACAGAACACAGCGCATGTGAGTGTAG GTCAAAGATAGAAGTGAAAGAACCGAAAGAAAA TGTCTGTGAGCCATGTTGTGATCACTGCTCAGTGAAGAGAAAGCGTTTGTTTGTGCAGGATCCTTCAACCTGCCGGTGctcctgcaaacacacagacgAATACTGTAAAGAACGCCAGCTAGAGCTCAACGAGAGGACCTGCAA aTGTGACAAGCCGAGAAGATGA
- the vegfab gene encoding vascular endothelial growth factor Ab isoform X1 — protein MNFIDSLTLLFLTLSAVKSAHIPKETERGPHDVIPLMEVYNKSLCQPRELLVEILQEYPEEVEHIFIPSCVVLKRCAGCCLDESMQCTPTVTYNVTMEIKRIKPQRQQNDIFMSFTEHSACECRSKIEVKEPKEKKTRKGKGKGQKRKRKKNRDKTIHDAVCEPCCDHCSVKRKRLFVQDPSTCRCSCKHTDEYCKERQLELNERTCKCDKPRR, from the exons ATGAACTTTATTGACAGTttgacattattatttttgacGCTGTCAGCTGTCAAG AGTGCCCACATACCGAAGGAAACAGAAAGAGGTCCACATGACG TGATCCCCTTAATGGAGGTGTACAACAAGAGTTTGTGTCAGCCTCGAGAGCTCCTGGTGGAAATTCTTCAGGAGTACCCGGAAGAGGTGGAGCACATCTTCATCCCGTCCTGTGTGGTGTTAAAGCGCTGCGCTGGCTGCTGCTTAGACGAGTCCATGCAATGCACACCAACAGTCACCTATAATGTAACAATGGAG attaaaagaataaaaccccAAAGGcaacaaaatgacattttcatgaGTTTTACAGAACACAGCGCATGTGAGTGTAG GTCAAAGATAGAAGTGAAAGAACCGAAAGAAAA AAAAACCCGGAAAGGCAAGGGTAAAGGCCAAAAGAGAAAGCGAAAGAAAAACCGTGACAAAACAATTCATGATGC TGTCTGTGAGCCATGTTGTGATCACTGCTCAGTGAAGAGAAAGCGTTTGTTTGTGCAGGATCCTTCAACCTGCCGGTGctcctgcaaacacacagacgAATACTGTAAAGAACGCCAGCTAGAGCTCAACGAGAGGACCTGCAA aTGTGACAAGCCGAGAAGATGA